In one window of Balaenoptera musculus isolate JJ_BM4_2016_0621 chromosome 10, mBalMus1.pri.v3, whole genome shotgun sequence DNA:
- the LOC118901833 gene encoding uncharacterized protein LOC118901833 — protein MCIFLLFFFLFFSCFFSFVCFKQNLLCDAATLSPLATSVNKYRHNIFHKKNNLHRNQKNPITVLRIKNRKGIDVSDNLYHQVPRNILQCYSNEEKHKAEDIVHPTELNKSESRPNSKSSPFRSTNGTLTDFNSNFEKEPDRKVEKINQDCCENNKQEYKNKEENELGKIEKEKGHIAEDVSHSNHTDPEESAGEDCGYATSTAAVRQCAEEEAQANSETDVSVQPRNEASQV, from the coding sequence atgtgtatatttttattattttttttccttttcttttcctgtttcttctctttcgTCTGCTTCAAGCAGAATCTGTTATGTGACGCAGCTACGCTTTCTCCTCTTGCTACCAGTGTTAATAAATACAGGcataatatttttcacaaaaagaaCAATTTACACaggaaccaaaaaaaccccataacAGTACTcagaattaaaaataggaaaggaaTAGATGTTAGTGACAACTTATATCATCAGGTACCTAGGAATATTCTACAGTGTTACAgtaatgaagaaaaacacaaagcgGAAGATATTGTACATCCTACTGAGTTAAATAAATCTGAGTCAAGACCAAATAGTAAATCAAGTCCATTTAGGTCAACTAATGGTACCTTGACGGATTTTAACTCCAATTTTGAAAAGGAACCAGATCGTAAAGTTGAAAAAATTAATCAAGACTGTTGTGAAAATAATAAACAGGAATATAAAAACAAGGAAGAGAATGAGCTAGGCAAgattgagaaagaaaagggacaCATAGCTGAAGATGTGAGTCACAGCAACCACACGGATCCAGAAGAATCTGCTGGGGAGGACTGTGGTTACGCCACAAGCACTGCTGCAGTGAGGCAGTGTGCTGAGGAGGAGGCACAGGCAAACTCTGAAACTGATGTGTCAGTCCAGCCAAGAAATGAAGCGTCCCAGGTTTGA